A window of Podarcis muralis chromosome 10, rPodMur119.hap1.1, whole genome shotgun sequence genomic DNA:
ttttttttatccaGCACCGGAACTGtacttttgaatttatttttaagtttcttTTGATGTCAGCTATTATGGGAGCTCTAATAGAAGAACAGCTAGTACCATATCTGAGGAAACAGGGCACAGAACTCATGCAAAGAGGGCTGGAAGCTGGGAGTGCTGGGATGGTGTAATGCAAAGTCATTCCCCATGTGAAAAGTTCCCTCCTCCTCTGTACCTCCACCACTTCCCTGAAAGTAATCCAAGAGTTCTGCACTCCCACAGTTCCCCTAAGCTACTGACCCAACACCTGACTTCAGGCAAAGAGTAAGAATGTTCTCTCTTACTGGCAAAGCCCACTCCTCTCCAGCAGGAGTGTGGAGCCTTTTGTGAACTACAGCATCCATCATCCCAATCAAGCATGGCCAATGTGGTTCATCAAGATCTGGAGAACCAACGGTTCCTCACATCTGCTTTCCAAACTTTCCTGCAACACATCACCAACTCTGACATTGCGTACTAAAAGTGAGTGGATAAAGACTAACAACCCAGTGTAAATACCTAGTGTAGAAGTACCCTAGAAAATCGTGGATCTATATCGCACACCAAGTCAGGCCACAGGTCCATCAAGTTCAGTATTGTCTTATGTGGTTGGCCGTGGATCTTCAGGGTTCcagacaggagacattcccagccctcctAGGAGATgtgagggattgaacctgagaccactGAGGTAGGTTCTTTCTCACACCTCTAATGATAAGACACAGGAAAGTTGTGAATTGGGAGTAATTGGGTGGAACATCGTTCTAGAGTTCTTCAGCAACCTTCAGCTAACATACCACTAGCATAACATATTGTCCCATGCTGATTTTACAcatcaggctggggggggggggaatctattgttttcttgtccatgtcattttctgAAGAAAAACAAATATGTCACTGAGCttggcttttatttctttttaatgaataACCACATGTGTGAAACTCCTTTTTTTTAAGTCAATACATAttttcataataaataaaatggacaTGATCAACTTTGACAGGGCATCATTATGACATAAAAGCTGCCATTAAGCTTAACTCATAAACATTTCCTAGAATGGTACAGAATATTAAATCATATAAATAAATCTCCACTCATATAAATTATGTGAtacaattttaaataaattataattaaataGTACTATCtgctaaaatgctttttaaataaggCAATACACTTTGTCCTCTGGAGAGAAGTAAACAGAAAAGGGAAAGATTCTTTAGATACCTGTTAACTAGATGTAATTAAGCAAGTTTGCTATCGGAAGATCCAATTTTATGTGATAAAAAGGAACTTAACTTTCAGTCAGAGTGCTTGGCACGTTTTCCCTAGATTTCATTTGACTTGAAAATGAATTCCATTGAAACCATTGGGCTTTTTCAAGAAAAGATCCCAAAGCAAGCATATCAATGGATGCAGGCCACCAGGCTCATAAAGAGGTCCAGGTTGAAGAGATGCTTCCATGTGGCTTGTCTGTATCAGACTTCCCTTACCTGGTACCTGCTGGATGTTTTGAAATGCAACTCCCACCAGATtcagccagtatggtcaatgtCTGCTATGATATGAGTTGTAGACCAAAGCATCTGAAGGGTTCTGGGTTGTGGGAAGGCTGATCTAAACATTAACACCCTAACTCCCATGATGGTGGTGGCTCAAGAAGTTCTTCTGCTAGCACCAAAACTGGGGTCTTTGTTACAGAGGCACCAAGTAACAAAATAAATGCTCCATCTGAGCCCAGCAGAGTCACAAGTTGAGTAGCAGCCTCATTTTTAAAGGCCTTCTTAATCTCCCAACCCTCCCTCAATACCCTCCTTAATCAAGACTAAATCCCTCCATTTCACAATACTTCTAAACTCTGACTGGCGTGAGTTGTATTTTATGGACAGGTCCAGAGGAGTTTCCAATCACATGTCTGAGCTGGCCCTTCCTTTCAAGTAAATTTGTTTTGTATTAGGCTAACTTGCCAGCCCTCGATTCACTCTGTAGAGATGTTCTGTCAAAGTTTGCCACTAATCCAGATAAAGCAGTTTGAGAACTGCTGAATCGATACTTTAAAATGGGTCTCATGAAAGCATACGTCCGTTGAGTTCTGTATGGGTGAAAACATTTGTGCCTTTAAAAGCGAACCATTGCATTTGTCCTTGTTCCACAGAGGCCACCACCGAAGGAAGCTGCAATGATCCCGATTGCCCACTcagttgttcttcttcttgcctTTGTGGCTCTTGTTGGGGGCTTTGAGCGCTGCAGTGCAGGCCTCCTCCAGGTAGTCAAACAGCAAATCCAGCTCACCGACTGCTTTGTTTTTCCCATTTTCTCCCAACTGTAAAATCAAAGCAAAAACAATTTCTTCATCAGAATTGACAATATAGATTATAAAAGATGTTgtgtcaactggggggggggcacacaggggCAAATGGGGGTACTCTAAGAATTAGAGCACAACTCATCGAGAGGTTTTTCTACATAAGCCTCACTCAATTAACCAAGATGTGCAGAAGGATACAGCAGTGTGAGAAACAGAGAAGAACAGGTTCTGTACAATAGGCAACAGAGTTCTTGCATAAGAGTTAAACAGGAAAGATTCACAATGGAGGGTTCCACAGGTATTTTTCTCTTTTGTGCAGGATTCAGTGAATGGAGGAACACAAAGGCATGAGATCAGCTTCTGCTCAGGTATGTCTTTCTTAGAGTTGCCTTCTGTGAGCCACAGTGGCCAAATGGGAATTAATATGACAATTCACCTGAGCGGAATGAGACAAGACCCACTGCAAGAATGCTCACTGAACAGCCTGAACATTTTCTCTCTATAGTACTATTGATCCAATTTGGGTCATTTTGGATCTTCCATTGAGATCTGTTAGATTCTGATAAgaatgaattacttcatttatattttgcataattatttatttaaagggaTTAGGTGAAGGGGGTGGCAAACAATACCTCAATTTagcacacatttaaaggcaaatctgcctaaaagcaaatctacctaatttgcactgtATCtgcaaacaatatgtgaaccaaaacacagccatcctttaccAAGATAAAGCATgggtataaatgcatatattggtgaaaatagcatacaaaaatacattatattaggaaaaatatGATCATAAGGGGAATAtgctttacaaaaatgcatatatgagaCAGAATTGCATGCAATTGTatgtattttttatgaaatcagcactaaactgcTGGTTAATTTTCAGGAGCACTTTTTAAAAGTGGAAATGTCACTCATGTGGAACCTGAACTTAagggtttttttataaaaaaaatgagaaactgtgagaagcaaaaactgacagatttctCCTTATCAAACCTCAATGGATTCACTACTGGACTAAACAGACAACAACACCAACAATTACAATTCCATCTCTGAATGAAATGCAAAAGGCTTGCCCATTTTTTTAATTTCACCTTCAGGTGGCAAAACATTTTGTACTGGATAAAAGTTCAAAGGGAACAGATATGAATGTGAGCTAAGCAAATGCAGCTACAATGCAAGGCTGGCTGACATGGAGGGGTTTctaaccattggccttgctggctagagctgatgagaTTTgccattcaacaacatctgggggtccaCAGGTAGACCATCCCTCTGCTATATGCTACAGCTCTCCCTACAATGCAGCTTTCATTTAACATGGATCATATTCAAACCTTATTCCCCTGCATGTATTCTGAGGGACTACAGTCTGTGAAGACTGTATAAAACATGCCTTTTCTAACCATTTGAATTAGCACTCAACTATGAACAAAAAAGGgagattaatatttttattttttaaaaaaatctttttcataaactgctttaagggttgctgttgcttttttttttctcattcaagtagtacataaataaaatagaacaaaTTTTAAAAGCAACATACCTGTTGTAATTTGTCTTTCATTTGCTGCAGGTTCCTTTCAATGTGTTCTTTATTTCCCAGTGGTTTCTGAAAAGGAAGGAATGCAGCTAAGTCACAATGTGGTTTTTCATTTCACACCTTTCGCTTGTCTTGCACTTGACTGCAGAAAGATTGGATGTTTTGATTTGAGGTTTCCTCCTTTACCTTCAGCACTGGTGATTTGCTACCTTGCCTTGTCTAGAAATATATTGCCAACTACCAGCCACAGACGCAAGTTGAATACCCTGCTCCCCCACCTCCCTAGAGGAAAAGCATCCAAGCAGGTGAAATATCAAGGAAGCGGAggaccaggggtgggaaacagagACAGACTACAGCTATAGATGACACTTACACAGCCATTCAGTTTCCTATTCAAATCGGCCAAGAAACTTGCAACTTCCTGGGCGCTGGGATATTTGTCCCCAGAGAGGGTCATGAGGACGTCTGTCACCACAATATCAGTTAATCTCTTCATTAGGTAGCAGCGATCATTCGCCTGCAAAGACAAGATAATGAAATTATATACCTCAGACAACAAGAGAATAGGAAGGTACAAAGAGAGAATAAAAACATTGTTTAATGCACATGGGAATCTCACCTTGATGTTGGTGTACAGATGCTGCCCAACAAATCTGTTATCTGTGTCCTTATCAAAGTGTCTTCcctatttaaaaaagagagagagagagaatgagagtgtGGCAGAAAGATGAGGCTCTACTTTTTTAAAAGCTCTGCACTGTGGCACACCAGCTCCCTGAGTCTATATAGCTCTCCAGTTCCACAACTGAGTTGGAGGAGATTGCTGCCCATGACATGGAACTATAGAAAAGGATGCCAAGGTATTATAGTGTTAGTGTTGACCTGGTGAGTGTGAAAGCTGCAAAAGGTAAGCAGGCCCAATGAGCTACCTAACAGATCGGAAGCGAAAAGCAGAACTAACTGAGAGcatcaacaaaacattaaaagcccCACACTTGCCAGTCCCATAGGTAGAAGATAACCATTAGTGGGTTGTGTGGCTAATTGTTTATAAAACGAGCTCTGGAAGGTTACACTTCATAGGCAGCTGAATATAATCCTGTGGGTTGTGGTTTCCCAAAGCGGCGTACATACTTAAAGTATGCACATACCTGAAGGCAGGTTAGCATCCTTTCAGGATGGAAGGATGTCAAGGAGCAAAAGTGGGGAAATCACAAGACAGTACAAAGCATATGAGAGCTGTGCAGATAAAACTGCAGCACGCAGACCAATTGGCTTTACCTGGCTGGCTAAAGTATATGTACGATTCCTGAAGTAGGTTTTCTGGAAGTTGTTTCTCGTGAGTTCGCAGGAGTGGTTAGTATGAATAACTGCGTCCTTCAAGGGCACGGGGCTTGCCAAGAAGATGAGAGGGAAGCAAGCCCAGCAGAACACCCAGACAAGGAAGCATCTGGTCCCATTCTCAAGTGGATTCATGGCTCCCCAAGAAAGGTGGCAAGTTCAGCCAAGTCGCAGCTGCAGTCTTTGAACCTTCTAGAGACGCACAAAAGGAGAATTTCCCAATGAAGATAGACAAAGATCTATTAACGTTAtagtgaaaaataataattttgctttATAAATTATGCATCTAACTTACATTTCAACATGCAGCAATATAATTATATAAGCACTTGGAATTATTACTTACTTGTGATGTTTTTGCTGTGCTGTGAAGGAGTTGAGGGTTCCCCTATATATACCCATTGCCACCTTGTTCGAGAGATAGGTAGCGATGAGTTAAAATGACATCATCGAGTCTCTTACTTTCCACCATCGCTTCTGAGAATTTACTAACCACGACACCCAAAAAAAAAGCCACAAGACACAACCTCACTGGTTTTTTACTGTGTCATTTTTATGAGGTGCCCCTGTTGATGAGGCTGGGGGCAGAAAGATGGGTTTGTTCCCGACACAGCTACAAGTTAGGGTCAAACTAAATGTGACAGCATTCACACAATTGGCCAATGTGTGACTGGCGTGTAAAAAGTAGGCATTggtggtgtgtgtctgtgtgttgatATGGGTCATCATGACCATGGAAAGAATAAAgtccttcctccccctccaccaGGGTCCCAATCCATACAGCTATCCCCACACCAGCTATTTACCATTAAGaatcctgtgatggcctgggactcgggctcggactcggaaccagaggagtctcagtctgcaccggatcctttgcctcaggcatcatctgaaccaagtctgggccttgatcctgaagagtcccagtctgcacaggtcccCCTGCAACAGGcagcagctgggccaagtcaggggcctgagcctgccctggctccagatgcagggattacctcgttgccttcagctggcaGAAGACCCAGCAGGCTGTAGGATGAGAATGCAGGATGCCAGGAGGAGACTAACCTAAGGGGGACCCTAGCAGCTTGGGAGATGGAGATCTGGATCCTAGCGAAGGCCTGAGCAGGTTGTGTGGAGAATATACCACCTCTGTGTTATTGGATACCACTGGTGTAACCGTCATGGCCCATTAAGGAGTCTCATGCACCTTCCTCCGTCAGTGAAGAGTCTTTCTCTTTTGAGGAGGCACCTGGGGATAAGTTCAATGGTGAACCAGCTCCGTCAACTCCATCTCTGTTTCCAACGGCATGGATGTGGCAGTGCTACATGAATGAACCTTACGTGCCCAGTCTCTACGGAGGAGCACCCATTTGCTTGTCCAGGCTCAAGCCTTAGGATGTCAACCGTGTGAATAGCTTGCCCCACTCTTCCTAAGGAGAGTGTAAGGGACATGTAAATCATTGGAACAACATCTTAAGTGATGCCGAGCTGTGTAGCATGCATTTGTAACCTGTAGACCCATGTTGGGATGCTGTACTGACTTCCTAAACAAAACCTTTGAAAAATTGTGGTGACATTTAACTGTCAGTAgtcttgctaagatgtataagactgaatcagataagtgctggagatgcaaagaggttgaggaaacgttctttcatatgtggtggagttGTAAAGGGGtaaaagtattgggaaatgatccataatgaattaaaaaaatgttttaaaagtacttcccccaaaaaaccaaagtcctttctgttggggataattcaaactgaaattcccaggtgtcaaaaaaaggttatttatgtatgccactactgtggcccatgttttgttagcccaaaaatggaaaacaagtgaggtcccaaccaaatggcaacttaagttgacagaatatgcacagcttgcagacttaacatatagaagaagagaagaagaggagcatacgtttagagaagattggaaattgtttattgaatatatgggaaataactgaaaatgctggcagcattaagataaattcagcagtgtaaataagttttgttggatgtaataatggaatactgaatggtatagattttgtaaaatatgcagggatttttgATACGTAAAATGAACCAtaaaaagagaaggagggaagtcattgatatcttaagggtgtaaaaatgagtactttaaattgtaaaacagaaattatatatatatggcaatTGTGGTGACAGTTCAAGAGTCAGATGATAACAGCCAGGGCATGTGCTCTTACTTGTCTGTATATCAATATGGGAAAATGTTGCACACCACCATGGCATGGGCATGATCCACAAGAGTACAAAGGTGGCCTGTTGCTCTGGATGTCAATATTCTGCAGTCTCAATCCATTTCAACTTCAAGGTTCTTGACTGTGCCCTGAGGGCCATAGAGATCATGATGCATGGAGcatgttttatttaaattattcgCTTTCTTAAAAGCTCAAATGTTCCTGGTACAGCTCTTGATAGACttactctccatgaatttgcctaaccctctttcaaagccatccaagatggtggcaaTCGCTGCcttttgtgggagcaaattctatcGTTCAACTATGCCACATGTGACAAAGTACTTTCTTTCGTCTCTGCCGAATCTACCAACGTTCTGCTTCACTGCATGTCCACAAGTTATagttttatgagagagggagggaaacttttctctatccactttttctATTCTGTGACCATTTAAGTGGtataatgctgctttaaatgtaagagGCAGATGTGGTCCTAGACAAAGATGAGTGACGTCCTCTATTAGCCCCTTGTAGACCAACTTTCTATTATGAttatattttcatttctataccacttcatattttaaagggggggactCAGAGTGGTTTATaacacattaaaatatcaaataaaacaatccagaataaaactgatgcaagcttcaaggaaaatatttcagaaccttctctaagtgacattttgctttccccatatttatttacctacttaatttatagagctgccccatagtAGGACTATAGGAAGCcctggtggtgtagtggttagggtgtcaggCTGGGACCTggcagatcagggttcaaatccccacacagtcatgaagctcacttgttgaccttggagtcagtcacagccccttaacctacctcacagggttggtgtaGGGATTAACTGATTCCATGTGCTGCTGATATAGTAGATCCAAATTCAGTTGATTCTGACAAGATGCTCTGAGAAGACAATTCAGCGATGTCTACTCCAGATTAGGATACAGTCCTCAGCATttacccatacagtggtacctcaggttccatacgcttcaggttacagactccgctaacccaggaatagtgcttcaggttaagaactttgcttcagggtgagaacagaaatcgtgctccggtggcgcggcagcagcaggaggccccattagctaaagtggtgcttcaggttaagaagagtttcaggttaagtacggacctccggaacgaattaagtacttaacctgaggtaccactgtactgtatattatCCATTTGATTTCAGTGAATTTATAGATCTATGTGTTTGTGACTAAGCTCTAGGTCCATGGCAGGTTCACTAGAACCTTCAAGTGCTTAACCAAAGAAGAGGCTTTCTGTTAAATCTGATATTTTTTAGCTTAATCCCAAATTTTTAAAAACTCTACAATAAAATGTAGAGTTCATCAGTGAAGAAATAATATTGATTTctccttgtttcttttcttttttttttacaaagagagagagagcacacagcACAGTAGTAAAAATCACGTAAGCAGCAAAGTGGTACTCAACCCCATTTAGGGTTTTCCTTTCCCCGTTTTTCTTTCCAGTAATGTCTCAGAAATCACCCTTTTCCCACTCACAGGCTCTGGGGTAATGCTTCGAACCACAATTACACACTGAGTTTCCCTAGGTGACTAGTAAGTCAGAGTGGTTTGATATTCTCAACAACTGACCCATATAAAACACAGAGGATTCGAAGCAGAGGAATAGCATGTGCACCAGAAGCCACAAACACTTCCTCCTTGATTTCAACCTTCTGTCGTCATGTAGACTAATCTTTGATTTCATCCTCCTAGGACTTGCACAGACTTGTCTGTGCTTAACAACTTTCAGTGctctcttttttctaaaaaaaaaaaaaaaaggtttaggggtactctcattttgactcaagaaaatcatcattttatagttcaaataaatacagtaaatggacaaaagtacaaagattcacaaaatgtttaggggtatgcatattcctgcgtccccccagggggAAAAAAGGCACTGACAACTTGATTTGTGCTTTTAGTTGTTACCTGGTTATAGTAGCATGAATTTGACACATTTTAAATACTTGGATGAGATTTCCAAACAGTAAGCCCGCAATGTACACAGGGGTTACTTTCCAGAAATCACACCTGAAGGCAAAATCACGTAGTGTATAGTCTAAACACACTGGGTGCAACTGCAGGTGGGATTACCAAAGTCTTTATTTCCTGGACACCtgccccctttttaatttttttatttttaaagccaagCGCTTTAAAGATGAATGCACACAACTGAAATGTGCCTAAATTGCAGGCTTCCTGTATTCACAAACTATAGACAACCTACAGGTAATCAGATGCATTGCCAATATTTGAGCACCTCCATGTACAAAGCGCTGCAGTTGGCAATCTCCCACTACTGCTATAGCTAAACAGAGTTTCaacgtttttattatttttgaaaaaaatatttatgattttcaggtttatacatttcagtaattttacatttattttaacatttcaaatcttgacttccttcccccttttcctgtgGCTCCTAttcttaatatcttctgcatatccaaattaacttagtttgttcatttattcatctacattAAATATATAcgcttatgaaactgcaggttattacaacaatcctgcaattcatctgtaaatattcaataaaccatttccatcctttatatataaagaaactgttatcttgatttcttaattttccagtaagttttgccatttctgcatatttcatgagtttttgtgtccattcttcctttgctgggacttctactTTTttacattttggggcaagtaacattcttgtcactgtagtagcatacataacaatgttctatacagtttaggtagttctgtccctttaattccccaaagaaaagcttcggggggggggggtttacaaacCTTATTTTAAACAACCTTTtccattcattatatatcatttcccagtaagctttaaccttactacaagaccccTCACATATGacaaaaagaaccttctttctctttacatttccaacacttactagatttagatttatacatttttgccaatttactctgTGTTAGATACCATTGATAGAGTTGCAACATTTAGACATTTACTCTGTGTTAGATACCATTGATAGAGTTGCAACATTTAGACAGCAGTTAGACTGTACACACTTACTTGAGAGCAAGTCTAATTGGATCCCGTGagatttacttatgagtagatATGCAGTGCACTGTTAGTTAATGCATTCTATTAATTGATGAAAATATGTTTGATAGATCAAAAAGATGCGCCTGATGAATTAGGCAGCAAAATTtcagaatactttaaaaaaaaataaaaataaaacaaacccttCGGAAGATCATAGGTGGTGGGTGGCAACTTAGAAAAGATATTCCTCCCCATTGAGGTGGAAATGAATGTCATTTCCTAAGACTGGCCACCACCCAGTGGGGATTGACAGAGCACCACCAACACACCCATAGAGCTGTAGCCCAGGGCGGAAGGTGAGGAGCTGGCACAATTATGAGGCCCACATTGAGCCATATGGCACCACGCTGGGCTCCGTCGCCCTTATTCTGCACCCAAAGGGCTTGCCACTGGCTGCCTCTGCAAATGGAGGGAACAGGGCTCAGTAGTGGGACACCTCTGCCCAgcgtacctgaaggagcgtctccacccctatcgttcagcctggacactgaggtccagctctgagggacttctcgtggtttcctcactgtgagaagtgaggttgcaaggaaccaggcagagggccttctcggtagtggtgcctgccctgtggaacgccctcccaccagatgtcaaagaaataaacaactacctgacttttagaagacatctgaaggcaaccctgtttagggaagtttttgatgtgtgatgttttatcgtgtttttaatattctgttgggagccgcccagagtggttggggaaacccagttagatgggggGGAcgacataaataataa
This region includes:
- the IL22 gene encoding interleukin-22, whose product is MNPLENGTRCFLVWVFCWACFPLIFLASPVPLKDAVIHTNHSCELTRNNFQKTYFRNRTYTLASQGRHFDKDTDNRFVGQHLYTNIKANDRCYLMKRLTDIVVTDVLMTLSGDKYPSAQEVASFLADLNRKLNGCKPLGNKEHIERNLQQMKDKLQQLGENGKNKAVGELDLLFDYLEEACTAALKAPNKSHKGKKKNN